One window of Sardina pilchardus chromosome 2, fSarPil1.1, whole genome shotgun sequence genomic DNA carries:
- the cbln12 gene encoding cerebellin 12, which translates to MATLWMRWRRQAGPCGQSAGLMLTVLLGLLLLPLPLWGPRGVCGQNDTEPIVLEGKCLVVCDSTPSSEPAGNALGMSVRSGTGRVAFSVTRQTNHEPTDMSNRTMIIYFDQILVNVGSHFDQESSVFLAPRRGVYSFNFHVVKAYNRQTIQVSLMLNGWPMISAFAGDQDVTREAATNAGLVIMERGDKAYLKLERGNLMGGWKYSTFSGFLVFPL; encoded by the exons ATGGCCACTCTGTGGATGAGATGGCGCCGGCAGGCTGGGCCGTGTGGTCAGAGTGCTGGGCTGATGCTGACCGTGCTcctgggcctgctgctgctgccactgcctCTGTGGGGGCCTCGTGGAGTGTGTGGCCAGAACGACACAGAGCCCATCGTGCTGGAGGGGAAGTGCCTGGTGGTGTGCGACTCCACCCCGTCCTCGGAGCCCGCTGGCAACGCCCTGGGCATGTCAGTGCGCTCGGGCACCGGAAGGGTGGCCTTCTCCGTCACCCGACAGACCAACCATGAGCCCACAGACATGAGCAATCGCACCATGATCATTTATTTTGATCAG ATATTGGTGAATGTGGGTAGTCACTTTGACCAAGAGAGCAGTGTCTTTTTGGCTCCTCGAAGAGGCGTGTACAGTTTCAATTTCCATGTGGTAAAGGCTTACAACAGGCAAACCATACAG GTGAGCCTAATGCTGAATGGCTGGCCTATGATATCAGCCTTCGCAGGGGACCAGGATGTCACAAGAGAGGCAGCCACCAACGCTGGCCTGGTGATTATGGAGCGAGGGGATAAGGCCTACCTCAAGCTGGAGAGAGGAAACCTGATGGGGGGCTGGAAGTACTCCACCTTCTCTGGATTCTTGGTCTTTCCCCTATAG